GGATACCGTGCTCAGCGAAGACACGCGCAGGACCGGACGGCTACTCAAGCGTTACGGGATCAGCGCGCGGCAGATGTCCTACCATGAACACAATGAGCAGCGGGCCGTCCCCAGGGCCCTGGCCGCCCTGGAACGGGGACGGGACCTCGCCCTGGTCACGGATGCGGGCACGCCCGGTATCGCCGATCCCGGCTACCGGCTCGTCCAGGCCGCGATCCAGGCCGAAATCCCCGTTAGCATGGCCCCCGGCCCGAGCGCACCGATCATGGCGCTCGTCCTCTCGGGCCTGCCGGTCCACCGGTTTTCGTTCTGCGGCTTCCCGCCTCGCAAGCCCGCAGCCCGGCGCCGCTATCTGGAAGCGGACGCGGACCGGGCGGACACGCTCATCTATTTCGAAAGCCCCCACCGGGTGCACGCGCTCATCGCCGACGCCCTGGAGGCGTTCGGGGACCGCAGGGCGGCCTTGGCGAACGACCTGACCAAGCTTCACGAAAAAATCGACCGGAGTCCGCTGTCGGTGCTGCGCGAAGAGACCCGGGACCGCCGTCTGCGCGGGGAGTTTGTCCTGCTGGTGGAGGGACGTTCCGGCTAGCTCACCTGGTCCGGCCAGCGCATCTGGTCCGGCCAGCGCACCTGGTCCGGCTAGCGCGCCTGGTCCGTCATGCGCTTCAGCGCTTCGTCGTAATCCGTCCTGTCGTTGATGTTGAAGAACATGCCGTCGTCGTGGAACCCACCCTCCTCCGGTACAAGGCGCAGGACGCGCACCTCGTCGAAGAATCCGGCGATCTTGTATCTGCGCGCATGGATCCGGTCCTCGATCGCCGGGACGCAGGTCTCACGATAAACCGCGCACAGCGGTTCCACCCGTCCGTCGTTCACGGGGACGACCACGTCGTAGCCGGACGACCGCTCCATCATGTATTCCAGGAATTCCGGCCTGACAAAAGGCATGTCGCAGGCAACGCACAGGCAAAGCGGCGTATGCGCCGTCATTAGCGCGGTATAAATGCCGCCGATGGGCCCGCAGCGGGGCACCAGGTCCTTCCGGCTTTCCAGCTCCAGGAAGGCGTAGTCTGCCGGGGTGTTGGTGATCAGCATCATCCGTCCCGTCACCGAACCGACCGTCCGGCAAAGCCGTTCGATCAGGCGGTCTCCGTCGATCCGGCTGAGTGCCTTGTTCGAGCCGAACCGGCTGCTCTTTCCTCCGGCGAGGATGACGCCCGTAACTTCTTCTCTGGCTGTCATTTATCGTGTTCGCTCCATCTGATTCCGACCTACGATTCCATTTCCCTCGACCACGCGAAAAACCCCGAAATCCGGCCAGCCGGGTCCGCTTGACACCCCTGCCGAACCGACGTATATTCAGGGTATCGGGATGGTGGCGCCGCGTGTCCCGTTCCTCCGGAATCGAACCCCCTTCTACGGTGCCGGCCGTACGTGAAAGTGTAGACAATATGTGGTTCTGGTCTCATAAGCTCAAGCTCCTCCTGGTGAA
The window above is part of the Gemmatimonadota bacterium genome. Proteins encoded here:
- the rsmI gene encoding 16S rRNA (cytidine(1402)-2'-O)-methyltransferase — encoded protein: MLYLVATPIGHLDDITLRALEILRGVDTVLSEDTRRTGRLLKRYGISARQMSYHEHNEQRAVPRALAALERGRDLALVTDAGTPGIADPGYRLVQAAIQAEIPVSMAPGPSAPIMALVLSGLPVHRFSFCGFPPRKPAARRRYLEADADRADTLIYFESPHRVHALIADALEAFGDRRAALANDLTKLHEKIDRSPLSVLREETRDRRLRGEFVLLVEGRSG
- a CDS encoding molybdenum cofactor guanylyltransferase is translated as MTAREEVTGVILAGGKSSRFGSNKALSRIDGDRLIERLCRTVGSVTGRMMLITNTPADYAFLELESRKDLVPRCGPIGGIYTALMTAHTPLCLCVACDMPFVRPEFLEYMMERSSGYDVVVPVNDGRVEPLCAVYRETCVPAIEDRIHARRYKIAGFFDEVRVLRLVPEEGGFHDDGMFFNINDRTDYDEALKRMTDQAR